The window GCGACATGCTCCACATCAAAAACGAAGGTGGCGAATTCGACATTGAGGTCCTGGCCCTAAGCCAGCAGCGCGGCTCCGCTGCCGTCGCACAAACCCTCTACCGCGAAACAGAAGAGAGCAAAGAAGCGCGCCGCAAAGCCGCCGAAGAGCGCAAGCTCCTGGGACCAATGGCTTATGCAGCTCCTTCAAAGCGCCCCACCAAGCGCGACCGCCGCCTCATCCACAGCTTCCGAGGCGATTACTAACCATCTCTCCATCGAGCATCGCGAGAACCACGCGAAGCCATCACAAGTCAC is drawn from Edaphobacter lichenicola and contains these coding sequences:
- a CDS encoding RNA-binding S4 domain-containing protein, which produces MNGTRIDKWLWAARFFKTREQASKACDMNRITSNNVSAKPSREVRIGDMLHIKNEGGEFDIEVLALSQQRGSAAVAQTLYRETEESKEARRKAAEERKLLGPMAYAAPSKRPTKRDRRLIHSFRGDY